The Methanothermobacter sp. CaT2 DNA window ACGTTATGGGAAAACTTCCAGGACTTCTGTATGCTTCACTCCTCTTCACAGCCCTTCACGTTGGCTGGAAATCCGGTTACGACCTTATATTTGTTTTCAGTGTCGCCATGATCTATGGGCTGGCTTTCCAGAGAACAAGGAGCATTTCAGGGATAACCGTATCCCACGGCATATCGAATTCCATTCTCTTCCTGATAATGCCCTTCCTCTAATTTTCATTAAAATTCAAAAAAGAAATGGGAGTTCCCTTCAACATTAAAAAATTCAAGAGTCATGGTGCCGGGAGGCTACCGGTAACCATCAATGAGATTCTTCAGATATTCAATTAACTCGGGCCTTATCTCATCATCGTTCATTGCAAACTCAAGGGATGTTTTAAGCCAGTCAACCCTGTTACCAATATCATAGGTCCGTCCCCTGAAAACGCAACCATAGACCTCCTCGAGGCACCTCATGGCATCTGTGAGCTGTATCTCGCCACCAAATCCAGGTGGTACCTCCCTTATGTGGTCAAATATTTCACTCTCAAGGACGTACCTGCCCATTATGGCAAGGTTTGAAGGCGCCTCAGTTACAGGTGGCTTCTCAACCATATCCCTTATGCTGTAGATTCCCTCTGAGACCTCTTCACCATCTATGATACCGTATCGCTCCACCTTATCCCTGGGGACCTCCTCCACTGCAATTGCAGATGCCCCGTACCTCTCATATATATCCATTAACTGGCGCGTGCAGGGGACCCCTGATGATGTTATGGTGTCCCCAAGGAGAACAGCGAAGGCGTCCTCACCGTCTATATGTTTCCTTGCACAGTATATTGCATCCCCGAGGCCCTTCTGCTCCTTCTGTCTCACGAAGTAGATGTCTGCAAGGTCTGAAATCGCCTCAACCTCGTCAAGGTAATTCATCTTGTTATTCTTTCTCAGGAAGTATTCAAGTTCAAATGAACGGTCAAAGTGGTCCTCAATCGACCTCTTACCCTTACCTGTTATTATGAGTATATCATCTATACCCGAGGCTACTGCCTCCTCAACAACGTACTGTATTGTTGGCTTGTCAAAGACCGGTAGCATCTCCTTGGGCTGTGCCTTGGTTGCAGGCAGAAAACGGGTCCCAAGGCCAGCTGCTGGTATAACTGCCTTCATAGAAAAAAAACCTCCGTTACTTAAAAAAAATAAAAAAAGTTTTAACCACCCGCTGCAAGAGTACATAGAACTGGAGGTGCAAGCTGTGTTATTGTAACCGTCCCATCAGCATTCACTGTTATGAGAAGCTCGACGTATACTGATTTTATACCCTTGAGGAATTCAGCTCCCCTTGCATTGTCCTGTGTGACGTTGATCTGGTTTGAAGTTATGGTGGATGCCGGGTAGAATGCGTGTGATGCTGTAAGAAGGTATGCCTTTGTCTCGTCATCGATTCTGTCCTGGCTACCTCCATGTACCGTCATGTTGATGGTGGCGTTTCCTGTTTTGTTACCATGTGGATCGATCCACATCTTCAGTGTAAATGTTGTTCCGGCAGGTAATGATCCATTGTAGCCAAGTTCCTTTGATAGGTCCGCTGTGACCCTTCCATTTGGCTGAAGCCATGAATCCATGTATATGTTCGTTAGTGAGCCATCAGCCTTTGATACGTTCTCTATAACCGCAACCGCATGTACCTGATGGTCAGTGGCATGGTTGTCGAATGCAAGGAGTGTTGCGCCTGCTGCAGGGGGTGTGACTGTCTGTTTTCCCATCATGAGGGCCGCGGCTCCCACTATGACGATTATAACCAATATGGCCAGTATTAAAGCATTTCTGTTCATCCTTTACCCCCTCTAGACAATTGTCAGAACCCTGTATATCACTATCGCTGCAAACACTATCAGCAGTGGCAGAATTGCCACGTTGGAACCGGATACCAGTGCCTTTAATGTTTCGTTTCCTGTTTCATCGGAGCTGAGCACCTCCTTAACAGCCAGGAAACCAATAAGTGCAATAACTGCTATTATGCT harbors:
- the galU gene encoding UTP--glucose-1-phosphate uridylyltransferase GalU; this translates as MKAVIPAAGLGTRFLPATKAQPKEMLPVFDKPTIQYVVEEAVASGIDDILIITGKGKRSIEDHFDRSFELEYFLRKNNKMNYLDEVEAISDLADIYFVRQKEQKGLGDAIYCARKHIDGEDAFAVLLGDTITSSGVPCTRQLMDIYERYGASAIAVEEVPRDKVERYGIIDGEEVSEGIYSIRDMVEKPPVTEAPSNLAIMGRYVLESEIFDHIREVPPGFGGEIQLTDAMRCLEEVYGCVFRGRTYDIGNRVDWLKTSLEFAMNDDEIRPELIEYLKNLIDGYR